TGAATGAGAACTGCGGAGTTTACGCAGGGGTACGTATATCTGATATAAAAGATGAGGTAAAAAACGAGCTTATATCACAGAACCTAGCTGTTGTTATGAGAGAGTTCTCAGAGGAAGTTGTTTGCAGATGCGGAGGAAAGGTTTTCATAAAACAGATACCTGATCAATGGTTCATAAAATACAGCGACACAGAGCTCACAGATAAATCAAAGAAACATGAGCAGAACATGAACATCTACCCACAGGAATACAAGGAGGAGATGCCTAAGGTGCTTGACTGGTTTGGTGACCGGGCCTGCATACGGCGTGGCTCATGGCTTGGGACAGAGTTCCCATTTAAAAAAGGCTGGATAATAGAACCAATATCAGACTCAACACTATACCCTGCTTATTATATTATTTCCAAGTATGTTAATGAGAACAAGATAAAAACTGAGGATATGACAAATGAGTTTTTTGACTACGTATTCCTAGGTAGAGGAGAGAAACAAAAACAGATCTGGGATACCATCAAAAGTGATTTTGATTACTGGTACCCAGTGGACATAAACCTAGGTGGGAAGGAACATAAAACCGTTCATTTCCCAGTTTTCCTAATGAACCATGTTGCTATAATGCCAGAGAACAAATGGCCAAAAGGTATTTTTGTACACTGGTGGGTTACACAAAAAGGTAAAGAAAAAATAAGCAAATCCAAAGGCGGTGCAGAACACATAAATGAGGCTGCCACAACCTATGGTGTGGACGCAATGCGACTTTATTACGCACATGTTGGTTCACCTTTTGTTGACATAGAATGGGACCAGGAGGTTGTAACAAAATACAAAAACAGGGTTATAAACATCTACAAACTAGTAAACCAGATAAACGAGTTGAGAGACAAAACAGATGAAAACCTTGACAACTGGATGAAAAGCATTTTGCAGAGGACGATAAAAAAAACCATCGACGCCTTTGAAGCATATGATCTACGCATTGCTGCTAATGAAATATTTTTTGAGTTCCAGAAAAACATACAATGGTACCTTAAAAGAGGGGGCAGCAACAAAAAACTACTGAAAGAGGTTTTATCAGACTGGCTAAAACTAATGACACCAGTAACACCACATCTAACAGAAGAACTATGGACCTTATTCGGCAAAGGTTTTGTTTCACTAGAAAAATACCCAGAATACAAACCAGAAAACGTATCTGAGAAGGATGAAGTCGGAGAGAAACTACTATCAGACATAGTAGACGATGTAAACCAGATAATAAAAGTCACAGGGATGAAACCAAAAAAACTCTACATGTATGTCTCACCAATGTGGAAAAAACAGCTTTTTGAAAAAGCACTAGCATTACAGAAAGAAAACAAACTGGAGATGGGGTCTTTTATGAAAACAGCTATGAGCGACCCAGAGGTGCGTAAACATGGTAAAGAAGCATCTGATTTCATCAATAAAATGATCGGTGATATAAAGAAACTAAATGAAAACGACAGAAAACGTTTTGAAGTAAGAATAGACGAAAAAACATACCTAGAAAAAGCAGCAGATTTCTTTAAAAAAGAGTTTAACGCAGAAATAAAAATATTTGATGCTGATGACAAAAACGTTTACGACCCAGCTAAAAAAACAAGGTTCGCTGTTCCGCTTAGACCAGCTATCTATTTGGAGTAAAAAAAAACAAACAATATGTCAGAAAACAAGATTAAAACAGTTGAAGAAACATGGGATGCAATAGCTGAGAGTTTTGATAAAACAAGAAATAAACCATGGGATATCTGCCTAGATTTTATTAAAACACTTAAAAAAACAGACGTTGTTGCTGACATCGGTTGTGGCAACGGTAGACATCTCATTCCATGTGCAAAACAATGTAAGAATGCCATTGGTGTGGATATTTCAAGTAAATTACTTGGAATTATTAAAAAAAAACTTTTAGAAAACAATCTAAAAAACACGGTACTGTTGTATTCTGATGCCACAAGTATACCTATAAAAGATGGATCTGTAGATGCAGTAATTTTTGTTGCATCCCTGCATAATATCAAGGGTAGAGATAACAGAGTTAAAGCACTGAAAGAAATAAAGCGGGTAATGAAAAAAGGGGGGAAAGCATTGATCAGTGTTTGGTCAAGGTGGCAGGATAAATACAGAAAACAATTCTTTAAAAAATGGTTCACCCAAATAGGTAAATCAGAGTTTGGCGACATCGACATTTGT
This DNA window, taken from Candidatus Thermoplasmatota archaeon, encodes the following:
- a CDS encoding methyltransferase domain-containing protein, which gives rise to MSENKIKTVEETWDAIAESFDKTRNKPWDICLDFIKTLKKTDVVADIGCGNGRHLIPCAKQCKNAIGVDISSKLLGIIKKKLLENNLKNTVLLYSDATSIPIKDGSVDAVIFVASLHNIKGRDNRVKALKEIKRVMKKGGKALISVWSRWQDKYRKQFFKKWFTQIGKSEFGDIDICWRQHGLDIPRFYHLYSRKEFIDDIKKSGLKIEKIENIKIASKKYPDNYFVVVTKP
- the leuS gene encoding leucine--tRNA ligase, with translation METKNYDYTTVEQKWQKKWYESKIYEAKKQNKKKFFIHFAYPGVSGYLHVGHMRGFTYCDIIARYKKMTGYDVLFPAGFHASGIPSVGFAKKVERKDPSTIKSLKENGLKYDFIKKLVDPVNVVEYFGKVYVDDYWKKFGFLIDYSRLMSTISPGYKRFIQWQFHKLKEKNLLIQKPHYAPFCQNCGPVAVDKSETDISKGGSAEILEFTTIKFQMKDGTILPAATLRPETIFGVTNMWVNPNVEYQKAKVNDETWICSKECIQKLEHQLEKVELLNEKIPSKNLVGKTCKIPLVNREVPILAGVFADPNVATGIVMSVPAHAPYDWIALLESGEKIEPITIIDVEGFGTNPAKQVCDELGIKSQTETEKLNNATEIVYKKEFHTGYLNENCGVYAGVRISDIKDEVKNELISQNLAVVMREFSEEVVCRCGGKVFIKQIPDQWFIKYSDTELTDKSKKHEQNMNIYPQEYKEEMPKVLDWFGDRACIRRGSWLGTEFPFKKGWIIEPISDSTLYPAYYIISKYVNENKIKTEDMTNEFFDYVFLGRGEKQKQIWDTIKSDFDYWYPVDINLGGKEHKTVHFPVFLMNHVAIMPENKWPKGIFVHWWVTQKGKEKISKSKGGAEHINEAATTYGVDAMRLYYAHVGSPFVDIEWDQEVVTKYKNRVINIYKLVNQINELRDKTDENLDNWMKSILQRTIKKTIDAFEAYDLRIAANEIFFEFQKNIQWYLKRGGSNKKLLKEVLSDWLKLMTPVTPHLTEELWTLFGKGFVSLEKYPEYKPENVSEKDEVGEKLLSDIVDDVNQIIKVTGMKPKKLYMYVSPMWKKQLFEKALALQKENKLEMGSFMKTAMSDPEVRKHGKEASDFINKMIGDIKKLNENDRKRFEVRIDEKTYLEKAADFFKKEFNAEIKIFDADDKNVYDPAKKTRFAVPLRPAIYLE